The Rhodocytophaga rosea genome has a segment encoding these proteins:
- a CDS encoding response regulator has product MKKFNKILLVEDQDIDAFLTEKVLLMAEVSDSISICKDGEEALTYIQDICRKKNANESIPELILLDINMPRMNGIEFLHELRRKYEKDFTVVILSSSENPQDVALSAKYNVDYYLVKPITEDKVKKMVERLFY; this is encoded by the coding sequence ATGAAAAAGTTTAACAAAATCTTACTCGTAGAAGACCAGGATATCGATGCTTTTCTAACAGAGAAAGTATTACTCATGGCAGAAGTGTCTGATAGTATCAGTATATGCAAAGATGGGGAAGAAGCACTGACTTATATACAGGATATCTGCCGGAAAAAGAATGCAAATGAATCAATTCCTGAATTGATATTGCTTGACATTAATATGCCCAGAATGAATGGGATTGAATTTCTGCACGAATTGAGGCGAAAATATGAAAAAGATTTTACAGTGGTGATTCTCTCTTCTTCTGAAAACCCGCAGGATGTTGCCCTCTCGGCAAAATACAATGTAGATTATTATCTGGTGAAACCTATTACAGAAGATAAAGTAAAAAAAATGGTAGAAAGGCTGTTTTACTAG
- a CDS encoding cytochrome-c peroxidase, with product MRFFSKKIALSIAILIWVFIFSTAGKMNNIVSPDPYPLTIPHKFGSTFTIPADNPLTMQGIALGRMLFYEKKLSGDNTISCANCHQQRFAFTDGQAFSFGVAGKKGRRSAMSLVNLLWAKRFFWDGRASTLEEQALIPIQDTLEMHQSLDGAVKKLQRTKSYPKLFEQAFGTKKITADLIAKALAQFERTLISSNSRYDKFLRGEIKLSMEEKRGMDLFMTHPEPIEKLRGANCGDCHGTYKVFMEGFHNNGLDSIASDKGREMITQKERDRAKFRAPSLRNIAVTGPYMHDGRFKSLEEVLDHYNEHIRQSNNLDPLIIEATNEIKGKSLQLSPSEKKMVITFLHTLTDSTFITNPEFSDPFRK from the coding sequence ATGCGCTTTTTTTCAAAAAAGATAGCCCTATCTATAGCAATTCTTATATGGGTGTTTATCTTCAGTACGGCTGGCAAAATGAATAACATTGTTTCGCCTGATCCATATCCGCTTACGATTCCGCATAAGTTTGGGTCTACCTTTACTATTCCCGCTGATAATCCGCTTACTATGCAGGGCATTGCCTTAGGGCGTATGCTTTTTTACGAAAAAAAACTTTCCGGAGATAATACCATTTCCTGTGCGAATTGTCATCAGCAGCGATTTGCCTTTACAGACGGCCAGGCATTTAGTTTTGGTGTTGCCGGAAAAAAAGGACGCAGAAGTGCCATGTCGCTGGTGAATTTGTTATGGGCTAAACGGTTTTTCTGGGATGGCCGGGCTTCTACACTGGAAGAACAAGCACTGATTCCTATACAGGATACCCTGGAGATGCACCAATCTTTGGATGGGGCTGTAAAAAAACTTCAGCGGACTAAATCTTATCCCAAACTTTTTGAACAAGCATTTGGTACAAAAAAAATCACAGCTGATCTGATTGCCAAAGCTTTAGCTCAGTTTGAGCGTACCCTTATTTCTTCTAATTCCAGGTACGATAAGTTTCTCCGGGGGGAAATCAAATTATCCATGGAAGAAAAACGGGGTATGGACTTGTTTATGACGCATCCGGAACCTATCGAAAAACTACGGGGTGCCAATTGCGGAGATTGCCATGGAACATATAAAGTATTTATGGAGGGCTTTCACAACAATGGGCTCGATTCTATTGCCAGCGACAAAGGCCGGGAAATGATTACACAAAAGGAAAGAGACCGTGCCAAATTCAGGGCTCCTTCTCTCCGGAATATTGCCGTTACGGGTCCTTATATGCATGATGGCCGTTTTAAATCTCTTGAAGAAGTGCTCGACCATTATAATGAACACATCCGCCAGAGCAATAATTTAGATCCTTTGATCATAGAAGCCACTAATGAAATAAAAGGAAAATCACTTCAATTGTCTCCCTCCGAGAAAAAAATGGTGATTACCTTTTTACATACGCTCACGGATTCTACATTTATTACTAACCCGGAATTTTCCGATCCCTTCCGGAAGTGA
- a CDS encoding Nif3-like dinuclear metal center hexameric protein, giving the protein MSNHHPFFVPANGQGRREFFTTISKAIGSVMLLPMVSNSVQAYSFPPSQSWTVGQIMDMFIKEVPGGTIDKTVDTLKSGSRDIVVTGIITTMFATLEVIQQAIQAKANFIIAHEPTFYNHLDETDWLAQDEVYTFKADLLKKHNIAIWRNHDYVHTFVPDGVKTGVANQLGWQKQYDIKSSIISLLAPMSLKAIISQVKDKLHISQVRYIGDLSKPCRKILLNPGATMGKGPIQAMMREKPDVLLCGEIHEWEVAEYVRDARTKGGNLSLIIMGHSVSEEPGSEFMAGWLREKLPGMKITHIPSNNPLSFM; this is encoded by the coding sequence ATGTCAAATCATCACCCATTTTTTGTTCCTGCAAACGGGCAGGGAAGAAGAGAATTTTTTACTACCATAAGCAAAGCAATTGGTTCAGTTATGCTGTTGCCGATGGTATCTAATAGTGTACAGGCATATTCTTTCCCGCCCAGTCAGTCCTGGACGGTGGGGCAGATTATGGATATGTTCATAAAAGAAGTGCCTGGTGGAACAATAGATAAAACGGTAGATACCCTAAAATCTGGCAGTCGTGATATAGTAGTGACCGGAATTATTACAACTATGTTTGCTACCCTGGAAGTAATTCAACAGGCTATTCAGGCAAAGGCTAATTTTATTATTGCCCACGAACCTACTTTTTACAATCATCTCGATGAAACTGACTGGCTGGCACAGGATGAGGTATATACCTTCAAAGCAGACCTTCTCAAGAAGCATAACATTGCCATCTGGCGTAACCACGATTATGTCCATACGTTTGTTCCGGATGGTGTAAAAACTGGTGTAGCCAATCAATTAGGCTGGCAGAAACAATACGATATCAAATCCAGTATCATTTCCTTGCTTGCCCCCATGAGTCTGAAAGCTATCATAAGTCAGGTTAAAGATAAATTGCATATTAGCCAGGTGCGGTATATTGGAGATTTATCAAAGCCTTGCCGGAAAATACTGCTCAATCCTGGTGCAACCATGGGAAAAGGACCGATACAGGCAATGATGCGGGAAAAACCAGATGTGTTACTTTGCGGCGAAATACATGAATGGGAAGTAGCAGAATACGTAAGAGATGCCCGTACAAAAGGAGGGAATTTGTCCTTGATCATCATGGGACATTCGGTAAGCGAGGAACCAGGCTCAGAGTTTATGGCAGGCTGGCTCCGTGAAAAACTACCGGGAATGAAAATAACACACATTCCCTCCAACAATCCTTTGTCGTTTATGTAG
- the hppD gene encoding 4-hydroxyphenylpyruvate dioxygenase gives MSQDFLPLNGTDHIELYVGNAKQAAYFYQAAFGFELIAYAGPETGVKHKVSYVLKQHKIRLVLTTALFPDSDIAEHVKKHGDGVKVLALWVDDAEKSYFETIKRGARPASAPQTVSDEFGEVTLASIHTYGDTIHTFVERKNYSGAFLPGYKPRQSAFSTTPIGLLHVDHCVGNVELGEMDQWVKFYEEVMGFKLLVTFDDEDISTEYSALMSKVVSNGNGYVKFPINEPAEGKKKSQIEEYLDFYQGAGVQHIAIATNDIVHTVGELRRRGIEFLQVPATYYDTLYERVGKIEEDLQPLKDLNILVDRDDEGYLLQIFTKPVEDRPTLFFEIIQRKGAKSFGKGNFKALFEAIEREQALRGNL, from the coding sequence ATGTCACAAGATTTTTTGCCCCTGAATGGAACGGATCATATCGAACTATATGTAGGCAATGCCAAGCAGGCTGCTTATTTTTACCAGGCAGCGTTTGGTTTTGAACTAATTGCTTACGCTGGTCCTGAAACCGGTGTAAAACACAAAGTCTCTTATGTATTAAAACAGCATAAAATACGACTGGTACTCACCACTGCTTTGTTTCCGGACTCTGATATTGCCGAACATGTAAAAAAACATGGCGATGGTGTAAAAGTACTGGCTTTGTGGGTAGATGATGCCGAAAAATCTTATTTTGAAACCATCAAACGGGGAGCCCGTCCGGCTTCTGCACCACAAACGGTAAGCGATGAATTCGGGGAAGTTACCCTGGCTTCTATTCATACCTATGGCGATACTATCCATACATTTGTAGAACGTAAAAATTATTCAGGTGCATTCCTCCCAGGTTACAAACCCAGGCAAAGTGCTTTTTCAACTACGCCTATTGGTTTGTTGCATGTAGATCATTGTGTAGGCAATGTAGAACTGGGCGAGATGGATCAATGGGTAAAATTCTATGAAGAAGTAATGGGTTTTAAACTGCTGGTTACTTTCGACGATGAGGACATTTCAACAGAATATAGTGCGCTCATGTCAAAAGTGGTTTCTAACGGGAATGGATATGTTAAATTCCCTATTAACGAACCAGCTGAGGGTAAAAAGAAATCGCAAATTGAAGAATACCTGGATTTTTACCAAGGTGCAGGGGTACAGCATATTGCCATTGCTACCAATGATATCGTACATACTGTAGGCGAACTCCGCCGCCGGGGAATCGAATTTTTGCAGGTTCCTGCCACCTATTACGATACTTTATACGAAAGAGTAGGAAAAATTGAAGAAGACCTCCAGCCACTCAAAGACCTCAATATACTCGTAGACCGGGATGATGAGGGCTATTTATTGCAGATTTTTACCAAGCCAGTCGAAGACCGTCCTACACTATTCTTTGAGATCATTCAGCGCAAAGGCGCAAAATCGTTCGGAAAAGGTAATTTTAAAGCTTTGTTTGAAGCCATCGAGCGTGAACAGGCACTCAGAGGGAATTTATAA
- a CDS encoding acyl-CoA thioesterase produces the protein MTKPESKPVSASRTTITELMIPAYANFGGKIHGGILLSLMDKAAYACASKHAGHYCVTVSVDNVDFRLPVEVGDLVSMQASVNYVGRTSLVIGIRVTAENVKTGEIKHTNTSYFTMVAKQEDGTLAEVPCLQLETREDVRRFLESIKRKELKNLYRQELNNAKTNLQIEDELHKLQGERCLVGEIPKI, from the coding sequence ATGACAAAACCTGAAAGTAAGCCTGTAAGTGCTTCCCGTACGACTATTACTGAACTCATGATTCCTGCCTATGCCAATTTTGGCGGTAAAATCCATGGAGGCATTTTATTATCACTTATGGATAAGGCTGCGTATGCCTGCGCTTCCAAACATGCCGGACATTATTGTGTAACCGTTTCTGTAGATAATGTTGACTTCAGGCTTCCGGTAGAGGTAGGTGATCTGGTTTCAATGCAGGCTTCTGTCAATTATGTGGGCCGAACCTCACTGGTTATTGGTATCCGGGTAACAGCTGAAAATGTAAAAACTGGTGAAATAAAACATACCAATACTTCCTACTTTACCATGGTTGCCAAACAGGAAGATGGCACCCTGGCTGAAGTTCCCTGCCTGCAACTGGAAACAAGGGAGGATGTCCGCCGTTTTCTGGAATCGATTAAGCGCAAAGAATTAAAAAATCTATACAGGCAGGAACTCAACAATGCCAAAACCAATCTTCAGATAGAAGACGAATTACATAAATTGCAGGGGGAACGTTGCCTGGTGGGCGAAATCCCAAAAATCTAA
- a CDS encoding MBL fold metallo-hydrolase, whose amino-acid sequence MQQKTFGRNPSGDRLKRIEKSAHYKNGSFQNLTPTDVMLKDASYVKMIRDYFNKPANNTPQQLIPSQKTDLKKLQSATPSITWFGHSSYLIQSKGVHILVDPVFSGNASPFTFFGKSFKGTDVYGLADMPKIDMVIISHDHYDHLDYKTISHLPAGTQFYTPLGVGAHLEHWGIAPDKIVEYDWWEGGKIGDSIQLTATPARHFSGRGLQRGKTLWSSYVLNLHGYTLLIGGDSGYENHFKEIGNRFGPFDLAILESGQYGESWPYIHMMPEETVQAAKDLQAKVLFPVHWSKFALAYHAWDEPIERLIKSASQQQMKVTTPLIGEPIILDKQYPQQSWWKM is encoded by the coding sequence ATGCAGCAAAAAACATTTGGCCGGAATCCCTCCGGAGATAGATTAAAACGGATAGAAAAATCCGCACATTATAAAAACGGCTCTTTTCAGAACCTGACTCCAACAGATGTCATGCTGAAAGATGCTTCCTATGTGAAAATGATCCGGGATTATTTTAATAAACCTGCCAATAATACTCCTCAGCAACTCATCCCCTCCCAGAAAACCGATCTAAAAAAACTTCAGTCTGCTACACCTAGTATTACCTGGTTCGGGCATTCGTCCTATCTGATTCAATCGAAAGGCGTACATATTCTGGTAGACCCTGTATTCAGCGGCAATGCCTCCCCTTTCACATTCTTTGGAAAATCATTCAAAGGTACTGATGTTTATGGACTGGCGGATATGCCAAAAATCGATATGGTCATTATCAGCCACGACCATTATGACCACCTGGATTACAAAACCATTTCGCACCTGCCTGCCGGAACTCAGTTTTACACCCCGTTAGGTGTAGGCGCACATTTAGAACACTGGGGAATCGCTCCGGATAAAATTGTAGAATATGACTGGTGGGAAGGCGGAAAAATCGGCGATTCTATTCAACTAACAGCTACGCCAGCCCGGCACTTTTCGGGAAGAGGACTTCAACGCGGAAAAACCCTGTGGTCTTCCTATGTTCTAAACCTGCATGGGTATACCCTGCTCATTGGCGGGGATTCCGGATATGAAAATCACTTTAAGGAGATTGGCAATAGATTCGGGCCCTTTGATCTGGCCATTCTGGAATCTGGGCAGTATGGGGAATCCTGGCCGTATATCCACATGATGCCGGAAGAAACGGTTCAGGCCGCTAAAGACTTGCAGGCTAAAGTTTTATTTCCGGTACACTGGAGCAAGTTTGCGCTGGCTTATCATGCCTGGGATGAACCTATTGAGCGGCTTATAAAAAGTGCTTCCCAGCAACAAATGAAAGTAACGACGCCACTCATTGGTGAACCAATCATTCTCGACAAACAATATCCGCAACAAAGCTGGTGGAAAATGTAA
- a CDS encoding LytR/AlgR family response regulator transcription factor produces the protein MTHFSTIIIDDEPAAREIIRTFLTGMSRFTIVDEATNGSEAVAKILHHRPKLIFLDIQMPRFDGFTVLQKVWPEHKPAIIFTTAYDQYALRAFDVSAIDYLLKPFDEIRFKQAIERTLERLHDRNSVKIEALLNQLVTAPQPPAQQGYLQRILVKDQSRMFFVNLTDVLYLDADGNYITLHTGNTKHIIYDSLTYLETRLDPGEFVRIHRSHIVNLAYVREIESLSNGDYKVLLKTGQTLKWTRHFKENLQAFLKRTA, from the coding sequence ATGACTCATTTTAGTACCATCATCATTGACGATGAACCAGCAGCGAGAGAAATTATCCGCACGTTCTTAACAGGTATGTCCCGGTTTACAATTGTGGATGAAGCTACCAATGGCAGTGAAGCAGTCGCAAAAATTCTGCATCACCGGCCAAAACTGATCTTTTTAGACATACAAATGCCCAGATTTGATGGCTTTACAGTGCTTCAGAAAGTATGGCCGGAACACAAGCCTGCCATTATATTTACGACTGCCTACGACCAGTATGCCTTACGGGCTTTTGACGTAAGTGCCATTGATTACCTACTCAAACCTTTTGATGAAATCCGTTTTAAACAGGCCATCGAACGGACCCTGGAAAGATTGCATGACCGCAATTCTGTAAAGATAGAAGCATTGCTCAACCAGCTGGTAACTGCACCCCAGCCACCTGCACAACAGGGATATTTACAACGGATACTCGTAAAAGACCAGAGCCGCATGTTTTTTGTGAACTTAACAGATGTGCTGTATTTGGATGCGGATGGAAATTATATTACGCTACATACAGGCAATACGAAGCATATCATCTACGATAGCCTGACCTACCTGGAAACCCGGCTTGACCCTGGAGAGTTTGTACGCATCCACCGTTCGCATATTGTGAATCTCGCCTATGTCCGTGAAATAGAATCGCTTTCTAACGGAGATTACAAAGTACTGCTTAAAACCGGACAGACATTGAAATGGACCCGTCATTTTAAAGAGAATCTGCAGGCTTTCCTGAAAAGAACGGCTTAG
- a CDS encoding sensor histidine kinase translates to MFIRQHMLLNYLQNNQFLRPTGLINRLLQPSGISLSTNQFWWYAFLYWSFFSVMWSFQAMLAWLLTPNARLYVTELIYWMIEFLFWWAVTPLIIYCAQLFPVLINQKSVQLFRQICMHVVIVAVLYMIELAIEYSILGRAMAYEKGEIITIRRIALVFAFSYGTAFSQYMLLVVCFNIFMHMYRFQALQQQHLRMELTNEQLKSQLAGAQLQSLKMQLNPHFLFNTLHTVVSLIIQHQNKKAAHMVTSLSDLLRGVLARRQANFLELREELQLTRQYLAIQQIRFEDKLRIEYAIEPEAEQCLVPQLILQPLVENAVTHGIADLTEGALIRIAARRSDSNIRIEVFDNGTGQNQLQPTSGTGLGLSNTLLRLQQAYGENASLLFEQPPGGTTTVSLLIPYL, encoded by the coding sequence ATGTTTATACGACAGCATATGTTGTTGAATTACTTGCAAAACAATCAATTTTTACGACCAACCGGACTGATTAACAGGCTGCTGCAACCTTCAGGGATTTCACTCAGTACCAATCAATTCTGGTGGTATGCCTTTCTGTACTGGAGCTTTTTCAGTGTTATGTGGTCTTTTCAGGCTATGCTAGCCTGGCTGCTTACACCCAATGCCAGATTATATGTAACCGAACTCATCTACTGGATGATCGAATTCTTATTCTGGTGGGCAGTTACCCCGCTGATTATTTATTGCGCCCAGCTTTTTCCGGTTCTTATCAATCAGAAATCAGTTCAGTTGTTCAGGCAGATATGTATGCATGTGGTGATTGTGGCGGTATTGTATATGATTGAACTAGCCATTGAATATTCCATTCTGGGCAGAGCCATGGCCTATGAAAAGGGTGAAATCATTACCATTCGGAGAATAGCCCTGGTATTTGCTTTCAGTTATGGTACAGCTTTCTCACAATACATGCTACTAGTTGTTTGCTTTAACATATTTATGCACATGTACCGGTTTCAGGCCCTGCAACAACAGCATTTACGGATGGAACTTACCAATGAACAACTCAAAAGCCAGCTGGCCGGTGCCCAGTTACAATCCCTGAAAATGCAACTGAACCCTCATTTTCTGTTCAATACCCTGCATACAGTAGTTAGTTTAATTATTCAGCATCAGAACAAGAAAGCGGCTCATATGGTAACTTCCCTGAGCGACCTGCTCAGGGGCGTACTGGCTCGCAGGCAGGCTAATTTTCTGGAACTCCGGGAAGAACTGCAGCTAACCAGGCAATATCTGGCAATCCAGCAAATCCGTTTTGAAGACAAACTCCGCATTGAATATGCCATTGAACCCGAAGCAGAACAGTGTCTGGTACCTCAACTTATACTTCAACCCCTTGTAGAAAACGCTGTTACTCATGGCATTGCCGACCTTACCGAAGGAGCGCTGATCCGCATTGCCGCCAGACGCTCAGATAGTAACATACGAATTGAAGTATTTGACAATGGCACCGGGCAGAATCAATTGCAGCCTACTTCAGGCACTGGCCTCGGGTTAAGTAATACGCTACTCCGTTTGCAACAAGCATATGGAGAAAACGCCAGTTTATTATTCGAACAACCGCCGGGAGGTACCACTACGGTTAGCCTGCTCATTCCTTATTTATAA
- a CDS encoding acyl-CoA synthetase, with translation MNNNFQESFARLKAIIQEGRYSSLSDVSMEIPDNFNWVRDVFEPLIVPVHADQPMLELVSEDMPQPVTFTYREEMDRCNQLLNFLRAKGVQQGDRVFIMCGLHEELWISYLAAIKGGFVLIPAASILSADDIIYRFEKASPKVIIADRDNVAKMDQALLSYKSSSVVKLLLDGEQNGWISLSVINGEKKEANTADTQKNDDLFWFFTSGTTGMPKVVVHTHATYPIGHLTTAAWIGLRQGDKHYNISQPGWAKFAWSCVFAPLNFGTTVFIYKQKGRFDAAKQLRIIQDYQITTLCAPPTALRLLVQENLGDYQFSLRECVSAGEPLNAEIIKVWKEGIGIELRDGYGQTESTCMICNLPGSKVKFGSMGKPAFMYDIIIADEGGRELPVYETGQIAVRMDTGRFNGVFKSYIGDPEKENEVFRHGLYYTGDKAYKDKDGYFWFVGRDDDVIKSSDYRIGPFEIESVLLEVDEIVESAVVGSSHPIKGQEVKAFIVLAAGSIVSRGLADTIFAYCKGRLAPYKVPRLIEFVPELPKTISGKIRRVELRTAEEQRKAARETGVHEYILQ, from the coding sequence ATGAACAATAACTTTCAGGAAAGCTTTGCCAGATTGAAGGCAATTATCCAAGAGGGCCGGTACAGTAGTTTATCTGACGTTTCTATGGAAATTCCAGATAATTTTAATTGGGTTCGTGATGTATTTGAGCCGCTCATCGTACCTGTACATGCTGACCAGCCCATGCTGGAACTGGTTTCTGAAGATATGCCGCAACCTGTAACCTTCACTTACAGGGAAGAAATGGACAGGTGTAACCAGTTGCTTAATTTTTTGAGGGCAAAAGGTGTGCAGCAAGGAGACCGTGTGTTTATCATGTGTGGTTTACATGAAGAACTTTGGATAAGTTATTTAGCAGCTATTAAAGGTGGATTTGTTTTGATTCCTGCAGCCAGCATCCTAAGTGCAGATGATATTATATATCGTTTTGAAAAAGCTTCCCCGAAAGTCATTATTGCAGACAGGGATAATGTTGCCAAGATGGATCAGGCCTTATTGTCGTATAAATCCTCCTCTGTGGTGAAACTTTTGCTGGATGGTGAACAGAACGGATGGATATCACTAAGTGTAATTAATGGAGAAAAAAAAGAGGCGAATACGGCAGACACGCAGAAAAACGACGATCTATTCTGGTTTTTTACCTCCGGTACTACAGGCATGCCTAAAGTAGTAGTGCATACACATGCCACTTATCCGATAGGACATTTAACTACAGCCGCCTGGATAGGGCTTAGGCAGGGTGATAAACATTACAATATCTCACAACCCGGATGGGCAAAATTTGCCTGGAGTTGTGTGTTTGCCCCGCTCAATTTCGGAACTACTGTTTTTATATATAAACAAAAAGGGCGCTTTGATGCCGCTAAACAGCTTCGGATTATTCAGGATTATCAGATTACCACACTTTGTGCACCACCAACAGCCCTGCGATTGCTGGTGCAGGAAAATTTAGGAGATTATCAGTTTTCTTTGCGGGAATGTGTCAGTGCCGGAGAGCCGCTCAATGCTGAAATTATCAAGGTATGGAAGGAAGGGATAGGAATTGAGTTGAGGGATGGCTATGGGCAGACAGAAAGTACCTGCATGATTTGCAATTTGCCTGGCAGTAAAGTAAAATTTGGCTCTATGGGCAAACCTGCTTTTATGTATGATATTATTATTGCAGATGAGGGTGGGAGGGAATTACCTGTTTACGAAACAGGACAGATTGCTGTTCGTATGGATACCGGACGGTTTAATGGGGTTTTTAAATCGTATATTGGTGATCCGGAAAAGGAAAACGAAGTGTTTAGACACGGGCTCTATTATACTGGTGATAAAGCTTATAAGGATAAAGATGGCTATTTCTGGTTTGTCGGCAGAGATGACGATGTAATTAAATCGTCTGATTACCGCATCGGACCTTTCGAGATTGAAAGTGTATTGCTGGAAGTAGATGAAATTGTGGAATCTGCCGTTGTTGGTAGCTCCCATCCGATTAAAGGACAGGAGGTAAAAGCTTTTATTGTATTAGCAGCAGGTAGTATAGTTTCCAGGGGGCTGGCAGATACCATTTTTGCCTATTGTAAAGGCCGATTGGCACCTTATAAAGTTCCAAGGCTTATTGAATTCGTTCCGGAATTACCCAAAACCATTAGCGGCAAAATAAGGCGTGTTGAACTACGGACAGCAGAAGAACAACGGAAGGCGGCAAGAGAAACAGGAGTACATGAGTACATTTTGCAATAA
- a CDS encoding CHC2 zinc finger domain-containing protein produces MRKSINKDLINRIKQVPIISYLNSIGIQPQKTSGDQLIYYSPFQPENSPSFYVHPQKNVFNDFSTDIRGDVIRLVRLLHQCSFSEAIEILDNGSLHEKLPSVSFSNDDLKKSSVEIVSVKNLTSTTLLNYLQSRKISLGIASAYLKEIDFTINDRPFFALGFKNSKGGYELRNKGFKGSASPKYSTLIPVPGSATINVFEGFMDFLSALEYYKMDSPTHTTLILNSLSFLDEALIELLCYQRVNAFLDNDFSGNKAFKKLMDAHPNVIDHSYIYLGYDDFNEYWSSISQVR; encoded by the coding sequence ATGAGAAAATCGATTAATAAAGATCTGATAAATAGAATAAAGCAAGTTCCTATTATAAGCTATCTTAATAGTATTGGCATTCAACCTCAGAAGACAAGCGGTGATCAGTTGATATACTATTCCCCTTTCCAGCCAGAAAACTCCCCTTCCTTCTATGTGCATCCACAAAAAAATGTATTCAATGATTTTAGCACCGACATCCGGGGAGATGTGATCAGGTTAGTCAGATTACTACATCAATGTTCCTTTTCTGAAGCCATTGAGATTTTAGACAATGGTAGCTTACATGAAAAATTGCCCTCTGTTTCGTTTAGTAATGATGACCTTAAAAAATCTTCTGTTGAGATAGTAAGCGTTAAAAATCTAACAAGTACCACCTTATTAAACTATTTGCAGAGTAGAAAAATCAGTTTAGGCATCGCCTCAGCCTATCTGAAAGAAATAGATTTTACAATTAACGACAGGCCATTTTTTGCTTTAGGTTTTAAAAACAGCAAAGGCGGATATGAGTTAAGAAATAAGGGTTTTAAAGGTTCTGCAAGCCCTAAGTATTCTACTTTAATTCCAGTTCCCGGCTCTGCTACGATTAATGTGTTTGAGGGGTTTATGGATTTTTTGTCTGCGTTGGAATATTACAAAATGGATTCTCCTACGCATACGACACTTATTCTCAATTCGCTCTCTTTTCTGGATGAAGCCCTGATTGAATTGTTATGTTATCAAAGGGTAAATGCTTTTCTGGATAACGATTTTTCAGGCAATAAAGCTTTCAAAAAACTGATGGATGCTCACCCCAATGTGATTGATCACTCTTATATTTATTTAGGGTATGATGATTTTAATGAATATTGGAGCAGCATCAGTCAGGTACGATAA
- a CDS encoding DUF4256 domain-containing protein, with protein MNNITSHQKDLSTEQFSALLSTLKARFEKNSNRHTGIEWANLQAKLEANPDKLGSLHKMESTGGEPDVVGYDKSTEEYIFYDCSAESPTGRRSVCYDLEGLESRKAHKPDDNAVDMAASMGIELLTEEQYRELQKLGKFDLKTSSWIKTPTDIRKLGGALFCDRRYGHVFVYHNGAESYYSARGFRGSLRV; from the coding sequence ATGAACAATATAACCAGCCATCAAAAAGACTTGTCAACAGAACAATTTTCTGCACTGCTCAGCACATTAAAAGCCCGTTTTGAGAAAAACAGCAATCGCCATACAGGTATCGAATGGGCTAACCTACAAGCAAAGCTGGAAGCCAATCCTGATAAATTAGGGTCACTCCATAAAATGGAAAGTACCGGCGGCGAACCAGATGTAGTTGGGTATGATAAAAGCACAGAGGAATACATTTTTTATGATTGTTCAGCAGAAAGTCCAACAGGCCGCAGAAGTGTATGTTACGACCTCGAAGGTCTGGAATCCAGAAAAGCACATAAACCAGATGATAATGCTGTAGATATGGCAGCCAGCATGGGCATTGAACTTTTGACGGAAGAGCAATACCGGGAATTGCAGAAACTGGGAAAGTTCGACTTAAAAACATCAAGCTGGATAAAAACACCAACTGATATTCGAAAACTCGGTGGCGCTCTCTTTTGCGACCGGCGCTATGGCCATGTATTTGTATATCACAACGGTGCGGAATCATATTATAGTGCCAGGGGTTTCCGTGGCTCACTAAGAGTTTGA